The following coding sequences are from one Nicotiana tomentosiformis chromosome 3, ASM39032v3, whole genome shotgun sequence window:
- the LOC104106696 gene encoding uncharacterized protein, whose protein sequence is MEKEEKNEETEVFCLQWGSRKRLRCVRVRGPQPCRFRRKISSSHFATTKDTLFPLTPLRLTRNSESAMLRSEARKSSSPEKEERCYTTRGSAEENGKILVDSAAVSGGENNIVWPKLYISLSSKEKEEDFMAMKGCKLPQRPKKRAKLIQRTLLLVSPGAWLSDMSLERYEVREKKTSKKRPRGLKAMGSVESDSE, encoded by the exons ATGGAGAAGGAAGAGAAGAATGAGGAAACAGAAGTATTCTGTTTGCAGTGGGGAAGTAGAAAGAGACTCCGATGTGTGAGAGTCAGAGGACCCCAACCTTGCAGATTTCGCCGCAAAATATCATCATCTCATTTCGCCACAACTAAAGACACCCTTTTCCCTCTTACCCCTCTTCGTCTTACCAG GAATTCAGAATCGGCGATGCTTAGATCGGAGGCAAGAAAATCTTCTTCACCGGAGAAAGAGGAAAGGTGTTACACAACAAGAGGGTCAGCGGAGGAGAACGGCAAAATTCTGGTGGATAGCGCTGCAGTAAGTGGCGGCGAGAATAACATAGTTTGGCCAAAGTTGTATATAAGTTTGTCAAgcaaagagaaagaagaagatttCATGGCTATGAAAGGTTGTAAACTTCCTCAAAGACCTAAGAAGAGGGCTAAACTTATTCAAAGAACTTTACTT TTGGTGAGTCCGGGAGCATGGTTGTCGGATATGTCTTTAGAGAGGTATGAAGTCAGAGAGAAGAAGACTTCCAAAAAG agaccaagagggttgaaagccATGGGCAGCGTAGAGAGCGATTCCGAATGA